A stretch of the Capsicum annuum cultivar UCD-10X-F1 chromosome 10, UCD10Xv1.1, whole genome shotgun sequence genome encodes the following:
- the LOC107844730 gene encoding cilia- and flagella-associated protein 251-like, whose product MKKKENDERQHKREEEKEEEKKDGEEDKSQEEGRKVATAAAEEEEAAIDEQGGAEKGKTIEEEADKVDKEKVEQEAVGERKEEDEEETVAEAEEKTAAVGEVRKEGVKEKETEEVAADTHAEKEGE is encoded by the exons atgaagaaaaaggaaaatgatgagCGGCAACATaagcgag aagaggaaaaagaagaagaaaagaaggatggtgAAGAAGATAAGAGTCAAGAAGAAGGTAGAAAAGTAGCAACAGcagcagcagaagaagaagaagcggcAATAGATGAACAAGGAGGCGCGGAAAAAGGAAAAACtattgaagaagaagctgacaaagtTGACAAAGAAAAAGTTGAGCAAGAAGCAGTAGGTGAacgaaaagaagaagatgaggaaGAAACAGTTGCAGAAGCTGAGGAAAAAACAGCTGCTGTAggtgaagtaagaaaagaaggtgtgaAAGAAAAGGAAACTGAAGAAGTAGCAGCTGATACACAtgctgaaaaagaaggagaataa